A genomic stretch from Natronomonas gomsonensis includes:
- a CDS encoding SOS response-associated peptidase — protein sequence MCGRYSLFTPPEELEARFDATFAFEFEPRYNAAPSQRLPVITGAQPDAIQRLEWGLVPRWADDRSDGHINARAETVDEKPAFAEAYEQRRCLVPANGFYEWADTGDGKRPYRVAYEDDRPFAMAGLYERWTPDTLQTGLGEFDGGESGSTGQADPVETFTVVTTEPNGVVEPLHHRMAVVLSPDEEGAWLDGESVPLDPAPEDDLRSYPVSTAVNNPANDGPELVREVEG from the coding sequence ATGTGTGGCCGTTACAGCCTGTTCACGCCACCGGAGGAACTCGAAGCCCGCTTCGATGCGACGTTCGCCTTCGAATTCGAGCCGCGGTACAACGCCGCGCCGAGCCAACGGCTTCCGGTCATCACCGGAGCGCAACCCGACGCCATCCAGCGGCTCGAATGGGGGCTCGTCCCGCGCTGGGCCGACGACCGGAGCGACGGCCACATCAACGCCCGTGCGGAGACCGTCGACGAAAAGCCCGCCTTCGCCGAGGCCTACGAGCAACGGCGCTGTCTCGTTCCCGCCAACGGCTTCTACGAGTGGGCCGACACCGGAGACGGGAAACGACCCTATCGCGTCGCCTACGAGGACGACCGCCCCTTTGCGATGGCCGGCCTCTACGAGCGATGGACGCCAGACACGCTCCAGACCGGTCTCGGGGAGTTCGACGGCGGCGAGAGCGGGTCGACAGGGCAGGCCGACCCAGTCGAGACGTTCACCGTCGTGACGACGGAGCCGAACGGCGTCGTCGAGCCGCTACACCACCGGATGGCCGTCGTCCTCAGCCCCGACGAGGAGGGGGCGTGGCTCGATGGGGAGTCCGTCCCGCTGGACCCCGCCCCCGAGGACGACCTCCGGTCGTACCCCGTCTCGACGGCCGTGAACAATCCCGCCAACGACGGCCCGGAGTTGGTTCGGGAGGTCGAGGGGTGA
- a CDS encoding RDD family protein — MVTFERPLPDLGTEDDVVVKRILAFLIDAVGFGLLVGVVSEVLAVISETLGVLVGGLGTLLFFAYFIYFEAEYGQTVGKMVMDIVVVTEDGDPITYRDSAIRTLLRIVDALPFFYVVGLVAIFVTDRKQRVGDLVADTVVVKAKPTVDKL; from the coding sequence ATGGTAACCTTCGAACGGCCGCTTCCCGATTTGGGTACCGAGGACGACGTCGTCGTCAAACGAATCCTCGCGTTTCTCATTGACGCGGTCGGGTTCGGCCTCTTAGTCGGCGTCGTCTCCGAAGTTTTGGCAGTGATTTCCGAGACCCTTGGAGTGCTGGTCGGCGGCCTCGGGACGCTCCTGTTTTTCGCCTACTTCATCTACTTCGAGGCGGAGTACGGACAGACCGTCGGGAAGATGGTGATGGACATCGTCGTCGTCACCGAGGACGGCGACCCGATTACCTACCGCGACTCGGCCATTCGGACGCTGCTGCGAATCGTCGACGCACTGCCGTTCTTCTACGTCGTCGGCCTCGTCGCCATCTTCGTCACCGACCGCAAGCAGCGCGTCGGCGACCTCGTCGCCGATACCGTCGTCGTGAAGGCGAAGCCGACGGTCGACAAACTGTAG